A single genomic interval of Leptospira montravelensis harbors:
- a CDS encoding adhesin OmpL37 family surface protein, producing MKRFSVILMLFLAAIGEMTPDQSSSKATQLIRVSYGLKDNYEFLRILNSTISNRGTEDQKKYFKRCVQHHIESEILHLQMDLGRSYSELRRTQGLLIQLYILVLEDEIDELEVELGRLSRLAKGKEKTETKLYLRLGYREIAVAKQKLIVGKNIRPYLYLMKLQELAYSLKSLKQAEKYIVLLGLLHDSIDEFDKETRSFADMVHEVNRIIFNDREKYLRLLYDSHFDSYGSLDYYELIWKQPDLHELAAGIPGFDPAYERNPEEAIPPTFK from the coding sequence ATGAAACGTTTTTCGGTCATACTAATGCTCTTTCTTGCGGCAATTGGAGAGATGACACCAGATCAGTCCAGTTCAAAGGCTACTCAGTTAATTCGTGTTAGCTACGGACTTAAGGATAACTACGAGTTTCTACGCATTCTAAATTCTACCATTAGCAACCGCGGTACCGAGGATCAAAAAAAATACTTCAAACGTTGCGTGCAGCACCATATCGAATCCGAAATTCTTCATTTGCAAATGGATTTGGGTCGTTCTTATTCCGAACTTAGAAGAACCCAAGGATTACTCATTCAGCTTTATATCCTCGTTTTAGAAGATGAAATTGATGAATTAGAAGTTGAATTGGGTAGGCTTTCAAGGTTAGCGAAAGGAAAAGAAAAAACAGAAACTAAGTTATATTTACGGTTGGGTTATCGTGAAATCGCAGTTGCAAAACAGAAATTAATCGTAGGAAAAAATATTCGACCTTATTTATATTTGATGAAACTCCAAGAATTAGCCTATTCATTAAAATCACTGAAACAGGCAGAGAAGTATATAGTGCTTCTTGGACTATTACATGATTCGATCGATGAATTTGATAAAGAAACTAGGAGTTTCGCGGATATGGTTCATGAAGTCAATAGAATCATCTTTAATGATCGTGAAAAATACTTACGATTGTTATATGATAGTCACTTTGATTCCTATGGTTCTTTGGATTATTATGAACTGATTTGGAAACAACCCGATCTTCACGAATTGGCTGCAGGAATTCCTGGTTTTGATCCTGCTTACGAAAGAAACCCAGAAGAAGCAATTCCACCCACATTTAAATAA
- a CDS encoding alcohol dehydrogenase catalytic domain-containing protein, with translation MNLKFRAKDYKSDDSFESAEYEYLGNEKEGWEIKRNGDPYLHLGPGYIPLKTISCGVCSTDIDRRFLPFPLPQIIGHEVLAEGLGELKGKQFVVEINDTYEARGDKSPDVFCKEGIPTHSPERRVLGIDRLPGGFGPYILAPVHAAISLEGVSPKAAVLMEPFAAALQAILASPPKPGDHVAVLGPRRLGSLILAALASYRKTNLSNFRITAITRHDHLVTLSKAMGADEIIDLRKTDINEIKNQFDIVYDTTSTASGFESALQIAKREVHLKTTNGQVMAGIAHLTELVVDELSILPYSETNVLFHWEKENRKNRNVFVFAGVSQSIKENLKKQFHVFEGSSKEAESILNSELFSNQLPRFDLVVVSSPEELSLAIRPNPDHENSLVRPRGAILVDTSKTIEWPADAGLVGEFFANQKEIHTSRCGDFHMAISLLRDNPETTHALETNLISHRFSSDQLELAYTTAKDPSSVKVVVDFN, from the coding sequence ATGAACTTAAAATTTCGAGCGAAGGATTATAAATCCGATGACTCGTTTGAATCCGCTGAATACGAGTATTTAGGCAATGAAAAGGAAGGTTGGGAAATTAAACGCAATGGTGACCCTTACCTTCACCTAGGACCAGGTTACATTCCTCTTAAAACCATTTCCTGTGGCGTTTGTTCCACCGACATAGACAGACGGTTTTTACCTTTCCCTCTCCCTCAAATCATTGGACATGAAGTTTTAGCGGAAGGTCTTGGCGAACTCAAAGGAAAACAGTTTGTCGTCGAAATTAATGATACTTATGAAGCTCGCGGAGACAAGTCTCCTGATGTTTTTTGCAAAGAGGGAATTCCCACGCATTCCCCAGAACGAAGAGTGCTTGGCATTGACCGGCTTCCCGGTGGGTTTGGACCTTATATTTTAGCCCCAGTTCATGCTGCCATTTCGTTGGAAGGGGTTTCTCCCAAAGCTGCTGTTCTTATGGAACCCTTTGCTGCTGCATTACAAGCCATTCTTGCTTCTCCACCAAAACCGGGAGATCATGTGGCTGTCCTTGGACCTCGTCGTTTAGGGAGTTTGATTTTGGCTGCCCTTGCCTCTTACCGGAAGACCAATTTATCTAATTTTCGCATAACAGCAATTACTAGACACGATCACCTGGTGACTTTATCTAAAGCTATGGGTGCGGATGAAATCATTGACCTTCGCAAAACTGACATTAATGAAATCAAAAATCAATTTGATATTGTTTATGATACCACTTCGACAGCTTCAGGTTTTGAATCTGCGTTACAAATAGCAAAACGAGAAGTTCATCTCAAAACAACTAATGGCCAAGTGATGGCAGGAATTGCTCATTTAACGGAACTGGTTGTAGATGAGCTTTCCATTCTTCCTTATTCCGAAACAAATGTTTTGTTTCATTGGGAAAAAGAAAATCGTAAAAATCGAAACGTATTTGTATTTGCCGGTGTTTCACAAAGTATTAAAGAGAATTTAAAAAAACAATTTCATGTCTTCGAGGGAAGTTCTAAAGAAGCAGAGAGTATTTTGAATTCTGAATTGTTTTCCAACCAATTGCCAAGATTCGATTTAGTGGTGGTTTCCAGTCCAGAAGAGTTGAGTTTAGCGATTCGTCCAAATCCAGATCATGAAAATTCTTTAGTCCGTCCGCGCGGTGCCATTCTTGTAGATACTTCAAAAACAATAGAATGGCCGGCTGATGCAGGTTTGGTGGGAGAATTTTTTGCAAATCAAAAAGAAATACATACTTCTCGATGTGGAGATTTCCATATGGCAATTTCACTTCTTCGTGATAACCCGGAGACCACTCATGCACTCGAAACAAACTTAATATCACATAGGTTTTCCTCAGACCAATTGGAATTGGCTTATACAACCGCTAAGGATCCTTCCAGTGTGAAGGTGGTAGTAGATTTTAATTAA
- a CDS encoding rhomboid family intramembrane serine protease gives MRSFIWEFPLTAGFSLFLFLLYPIVSIFFPDLIGPYFIATPGELEPINWILSTFFHGSGAHLLSNLFFLLLLGRVVENRVGKARWLLFYFMAGILSVLGDGIVRGLIFGDRTPIVGASGAISGLASAATFLSPFRFPITKTKSIPFPVFLFGWMMVYSDVTNLFARDQVAHWAHLGGFFSVFVTSYLLGDKERREIRQGFLLNFTFFTLTIILLFFINNR, from the coding sequence ATGCGATCATTCATTTGGGAATTTCCCCTTACAGCAGGTTTTTCATTATTTCTTTTTCTATTATATCCAATTGTATCTATTTTTTTTCCCGATTTGATTGGACCATATTTTATCGCAACACCTGGTGAGTTAGAACCAATCAATTGGATTTTATCCACTTTCTTTCATGGATCAGGTGCTCATCTCCTTTCGAATTTGTTTTTCCTTCTACTACTGGGTCGTGTGGTAGAAAATCGTGTTGGAAAAGCTCGTTGGCTATTATTTTATTTTATGGCTGGAATACTATCTGTGTTAGGTGATGGAATTGTGAGAGGTCTAATTTTTGGTGATAGAACTCCGATTGTTGGGGCAAGTGGGGCTATTTCCGGGTTGGCTTCCGCCGCTACATTTTTATCTCCTTTTCGATTTCCCATCACTAAAACAAAATCCATACCTTTTCCTGTTTTTCTATTTGGTTGGATGATGGTTTATTCTGATGTAACCAATTTGTTTGCGCGCGACCAAGTAGCGCACTGGGCTCATCTAGGTGGTTTTTTTTCTGTCTTTGTAACAAGTTACTTACTCGGGGATAAAGAAAGGAGAGAAATCAGACAGGGCTTTCTTCTCAACTTTACCTTTTTTACATTGACTATCATTCTTCTATTTTTTATCAACAATAGGTAA
- a CDS encoding zinc-binding dehydrogenase → MKAAVLPQGSRSLEIQELDLPSLLPNQVKIKVKACGICGSDIHLVLHGKMKASYTPCVPGHETSGVVEEVGEQVTKFKKGDRVVVSAGTSCGKCKHCLAGRENLCEEIGVLGFNQRGGFAEYLQIEERYLHNLPDEIPFTEGAILADAVSTPYHAIKYQGEIKPGDTVAIIGCGGLGIHAVAIAKALGAGRIFAVDIDSGSLENAKAYGADELILVEKNMQVGKVLKEKSGGIDLLCDFSGFMPNIENSVRAMNRGGRIVLVGIGRNKLEIPMPFFLIERQIRITGSYGSDRRAIPELIQLYKDKKLSLTKSISGIHKLEDTNEFLHALEEKKGNPIRFIINPEL, encoded by the coding sequence ATGAAAGCAGCAGTACTTCCACAAGGCTCAAGATCTCTCGAAATCCAAGAATTGGATCTACCTTCCCTTCTCCCTAACCAAGTAAAAATCAAAGTCAAAGCCTGCGGAATTTGTGGTTCAGACATACACCTTGTTCTACATGGAAAAATGAAAGCTAGCTATACTCCTTGTGTTCCCGGACATGAAACATCAGGAGTTGTGGAAGAAGTGGGTGAACAGGTAACCAAATTCAAAAAAGGGGATCGCGTTGTTGTCAGTGCCGGAACTTCTTGCGGAAAATGTAAACACTGTTTGGCGGGAAGAGAAAATCTATGTGAAGAAATTGGAGTTTTAGGTTTTAACCAACGCGGTGGATTTGCAGAATATTTACAAATCGAAGAACGTTACCTACACAATTTACCTGACGAGATTCCTTTTACTGAAGGAGCCATTTTGGCTGATGCCGTCTCCACTCCTTATCATGCCATCAAATACCAAGGGGAAATCAAACCAGGAGACACAGTTGCCATCATTGGCTGTGGAGGCCTGGGAATCCATGCAGTTGCTATTGCCAAAGCTTTGGGTGCTGGCCGTATTTTTGCTGTTGATATCGATAGCGGATCCCTTGAAAACGCAAAAGCCTATGGTGCCGACGAACTTATATTGGTTGAGAAAAACATGCAAGTTGGGAAAGTTTTAAAGGAAAAATCTGGCGGCATAGACTTGTTATGCGACTTTTCAGGATTTATGCCCAATATTGAAAATTCAGTTCGAGCAATGAATCGTGGAGGAAGGATTGTACTTGTAGGAATTGGAAGGAATAAATTGGAAATTCCTATGCCGTTTTTTCTAATTGAAAGACAAATTCGTATCACCGGTTCTTACGGTTCCGACAGAAGAGCAATCCCCGAACTCATCCAACTTTATAAAGATAAAAAATTAAGTCTTACTAAGTCAATTAGTGGAATTCATAAGTTAGAAGATACCAATGAATTTTTACATGCCCTGGAAGAAAAAAAAGGAAATCCCATTCGGTTTATCATCAATCCAGAATTATGA